In Spirochaetota bacterium, the genomic window GGACCGGAATGATATTCCCGCTCCTCCCGTGGTTCACCCTCCGCACCGGCGTCGACTTCGACTTCGATATCGGCACCGATCTGGTGTTCGGCGTGAACCTTGCCGGCCTTTTCAACTACCGCATCGGTTTCGCGCTGCTTGCGGAAACGCTGTTCTCCATGGATAATCTCGATCTGAAATTCGGCGTGACCGCGGGGCAGAGCTACCGGTTCTATAACTATCAGAACAATTTCTTCTATCCGGGAGCGACCACTCCCTTTGCGTTCACGTTCCATATCGGCGTTAACTTCAAGTTCAGCCTGATGCTTTTCGAGCTGTAGCGCATGCCCGCCGCAGCATCATCCGATGTGCTCATCATATCCGGTGCGCATAGAAAAGGCGGGAATACCGATATCCTGACGGAACACATCGCGGCTGCGCTTGCACGCCATTCGCTTTCGCACACCGACATCATACTGCGTGAAAAGGATATACGCCCCTGCACGGCCTGCCTCTCCTGCGAACGCGACAATAACTGTGTCATCACGGACGATATGCAGGCGCTCTATCCGCTCCTTGAAAGCTCGCGCGTCGTCGTACTCGTCCCTCCCCTCTATTTCTTCTCGATGAGCAGCCTGATGAAGATATTCATCGACCGCTGTCAAATGCTCTACGCGCGTCGATTCATTCATAAAGCCGGAAGCGATACCAGAGGACGGACCGGGATAATAGTATCGCTCGGGGCCACACGTAAGAAAAAGCGCTTCATCGGCGTTACGCTCACTGCCGATTTCTTCTTCCGCACTATCGGCATTCGGAAGATGCGGACACTGTATTTCACGAAAGTGGAAAAACGCGGGGACATCGATACGGTCAAGGATATTGACAAGCGAATTGAAAGAGTTATTGACGGGATAAAATGAAATCCGGTTCATCGTGGCGCTCCTTTCCTTACTCCTGTTTTTTCCTCAAAGAAGGGAAGGCGTCTTGAATGACATTTTCTCGCCATGACACCAGGAACGCCATGAAAGAAGCGATGTGTATTAAGCAATGACCTCCGAAATTTTTTAGATAGTACTATTGATACAGATTTCCGTGAGAGAGGGGAAGGGGCCGGGGGATGGGGTGAGTGTGTCTGTGACGATATAATCCGGCTCATCCTGTTCATCCTGGTGACTCTGTTCTTCCGACGCAATTGATCTCAAATATCTGCCGCGAATAGAATCATAAGCAACCCCTATCCTCGCCAAAATACTCCCCCTCACTCCAAGTATTTTATTTGGATCCCGTATCGGTCCCATCCGCGTCATCGACCTTCGGCGCAAGTGATATATTATCGATCTCCGCGCCTTCTATTATCTCGTAGTAATACCCCTGCTCGGTGAGGAAGAGCTGACGTTTATGTGCGAACTCCTCTTCCTTTGAATCCGATGTGATGACGGAGAAGAAATACGACTTGTTCTCGCCGGGTTTCGGCCGGAGGATGCGCCCGAGACGCTGCGCCTCTTCCTGCCGCGAACCGAACGTACCGGACACCTGGATGAGCCCGTTCGCATCGGGGAGATCGATGGCGAA contains:
- a CDS encoding flavodoxin family protein — translated: MPAAASSDVLIISGAHRKGGNTDILTEHIAAALARHSLSHTDIILREKDIRPCTACLSCERDNNCVITDDMQALYPLLESSRVVVLVPPLYFFSMSSLMKIFIDRCQMLYARRFIHKAGSDTRGRTGIIVSLGATRKKKRFIGVTLTADFFFRTIGIRKMRTLYFTKVEKRGDIDTVKDIDKRIERVIDGIK